A single window of Channa argus isolate prfri chromosome 12, Channa argus male v1.0, whole genome shotgun sequence DNA harbors:
- the cyp17a2 gene encoding cytochrome P450 17A2, with protein sequence MFTHLLSSLLPPCFSPSLLLILLIIAAVAWFLITHLSLPQTKPSSPPSRAGSSIPCLPRIPILGSLPWLGGGLPPHLLFCQLAHRYGSLFALYLGPHYTVVVNNNQHAKEVLLQRGRDFAGRPSMVTTNLLTRGGKDIAFSDYSPLWKFHRRLVHNSFTLFGEGTSRLQDIVLSSVDSLCIELLSGGRCGFDPSPAVTRAVTNVVCTLVFSATYRPGDAELQEVIKYNDGIVQTIARGGLVDIYPWMKMLPNKSLSKLKDCIIIRDRLLTRKLEEHKASQSEDEPRDLLDALLKGKTGSGQGHRSSGPEDEGITDDHVLMTAAEAFGAGVETTSTTLLWILAYLLHHPEVQDRVQKELDEHIGSERAVCVSDRGRLPYLDCVINEGMRIRPVSPVLIPHTAITNSRIGNHSISRGTRVLINMWSIHHDPQQWDKPDLFNPDRFLDDQGQRVTPSCFLPFGAGPRVCVGESLARLELFLFLSSLLQRMSFRLPDKAPPPNLQGRLGVVLQPLPFKVVVTPRPGWENGSK encoded by the exons ATGTTTACCCATCTGCTCTcgtctctcctccctccctgttTCTCTCCTTcactcctcctcatcctcttgaTTATTGCGGCAGTTGCCTGGTTTCTAATCACACATCTGTCGCTTCCTCAAACTAAACCTTCATCGCCCCCTTCCAGAGCTGGGAGCTCCATCCCCTGCCTGCCGAGGATCCCCATCCTGGGCAGTCTCCCCTGGCTGGGAGGAGGCCTCCCTCCTCACCTCCTCTTTTGTCAGCTGGCCCACAG ATACGGGTCTCTGTTTGCGCTCTACCTTGGTCCCCACTACACTGTGGTGGTGAACAACAATCAACACGCCAAAGAGGTCCtactgcagagaggaagagacttTGCTGGACGGCCAAGCATG GTGACCACCAACCTATTGACCAGAGGAGGTAAAGACATTGCGTTTTCTGATTACTCTCCTCTCTGGAAGTTTCACCGTCGCCTCGTCCACAATTCCTTCACACTGTTTGGAGAAGGGACCAGTCGATTGCAAGACATTG TTCTGTCCTCAGTTGACAGTCTGTGCATTGAGTTGCTCTCTGGTGGGAGGTGTGGCTTTGATCCGTCTCCAGCAGTGACCAGAGCTGTCACCAATGTCGTGTGCACGCTGGTGTTCAGTGCTACCTATCGCCCCGGAGATGCCGAGCTGCAAGAGGTCATCAAGTATAATGATGGCATCGTGCAGACAATAGCCAGGGGAGGACTGGTGGACATTTATCCTTGGATGAAG ATGCTCCCAAACAAGTCTCTCAGTAAACTGAAGGACTGTATTATCATCAGAGACAGACTGCTAACACGCAAACTGGAGGAGCACAAG GCATCACAGAGTGAAGATGAGCCCCGAGACCTCCTGGACGCCTTGCTAAAGGGCAAGACAGGGAGCGGCCAGGGTCATAGGTCATCTGGGCCAGAGGACGAGGGGATAACTGATGACCATGTCTTGATGACAGCGGCTGAGGCTTTTGGAGCCGGAGTGGAGACGACATCTACCACGCTGCTGTGGATCTTAGCCTACCTGCTGCACCACCcagag GTGCAGGATCGAGTGCAAAAGGAGCTGGATGAGCATATCGGTAGTGAGCGAGCAGTTTGCGTATCTGACCGAGGCCGGCTGCCGTACCTGGACTGTGTCATTAACGAGGGCATGAGGATCCGACCGGTCAGTCCTGTGCTGATCCCACATACTGCCATAACCAACAGCAG AATTGGAAATCACTCGATCAGTCGTGGGACTCGTGTTTTGATCAATATGTGGTCAATTCACCATGATCCCCAACAATGGGACAAACCGGACCTGTTTAACCCAG ATCGTTTCCTTGATGACCAGGGTCAGAGGGTCACACCCTCTTGCTTCCTTCCGTTCGGGGCAGGCCCCCGGGTCTGCGTCGGTGAGTCATTGGCCAGGCTGgagctgtttctctttttgtcttctctGCTACAGCGAATGAGCTTTAGGCTGCCGGACAAGGCTCCCCCACCAAACCTGCAGGGGCGGCTGGGTGTGGTCCTGCAGCCATTACCCTTTAAGGTCGTGGTCACTCCGAGGCCGGGATGGGAGAAtggatcaaaataa
- the LOC137137196 gene encoding early growth response protein 1-like gives MLLEREDSFMSEFEDACSAWVDSVGSSPSDGADSDVGSPFCQVFSPGTDASDSDFFSDFSDCSSDTLSPSLGYTGSFFAEPESSPAAAGLSSTADAILNMITEIVGICTEMEQQSDASSACESTPSTAAAFPSPPLVTPSPSLAPSSDMSSPPTSTSHPVVVKSEFVTSSCSSGCGQSSMNAMDAVFPAGVESLLPLSALEQQVDVADFIDTLLSSEAAQGEPKLGCEVKQEPMGLEDWLKSLAAAPVTGGDSSSYVISRPFVKTELVQSGSDLHFSPAPLPSTLDAQLLSSLLQGAFPIVNISNVHAAGAPKLSRGGRRAPAKSGLKVKPFPCSVQGCERRFSRSDELNRHVRIHTGQKPFQCTICSRSFSRSDHLTTHTRTHTGEKPFSCDVCGKRFARSDERKRHGRVHVKQQLRAQMMATYSLALNAPGV, from the exons ATGCTTCTGGAGCGCGAGGATAGCTTCATGTCGGAGTTTGAGGACGCGTGCAGCGCCTGGGTGGACAGTGTGGGCTCGAGCCCAAGTGACGGAGCGGACTCAGATGTGGGGTCACCTTTCTGTCAAG TTTTCTCTCCGGGAACTGACGCCTCTGACTCAGATTTCTTCTCCGACTTCAGCGACTGCTCCTCGGACACCCTCTCTCCGTCCCTCGGCTACACCGGCAGCTTCTTCGCCGAGCCCGAGTCGTcacctgcagcagcaggtctGAGCAGCACCGCGGACGCGATACTGAACATGATCACGGAGATCGTTGGGATCTGTACTGAGATGGAGCAGCAGAGCGACGCCAGCTCTGCCTGCGAGTCAACGCCCTCCACAGCCGCAGCATTCCCCTCGCCCCCGCTCGTCACTCCATCTCCGAGCCTGGCTCCCAGCTCTGACATGAGCtccccccccacctccacctcgCATCCAGTGGTGGTGAAGAGCGAGTTTGTGacctccagctgcagcagcgGGTGTGGACAATCTTCTATGAACGCAATGGATGCTGTGTTCCCGGCAGGCGTCGAATCTCTCCTCCCGCTGTCGGCTCTGGAGCAACAGGTGGATGTGGCTGATTTCATTGACACTCTGCTGAGCTCCGAGGCGGCCCAGGGCGAGCCGAAGCTCGGCTGCGAGGTGAAGCAGGAGCCAATGGGGTTGGAGGACTGGCTGAAGAGCTTAGCGGCTGCTCCGGTTACCGGAGGAGATTCCAGCAGCTACGTCATCAGCAGACCGTTTGTCAAGACGGAGCTCGTGCAGAGCGGGAGCGACCTCCACTTCTCCCCCGCCCCCCTTCCCTCCACTCTGGACGCCCAgcttctctcctccctcctgcaGGGTGCGTTCCCGATAGTCAACATCAGCAACGTGCACGCGGCAGGAGCCCCCAAACTGTCACGCGGGGGCAGAAGAGCTCCCGCCAAGAGTGGCTTGAAAGTGAAGCCGTTCCCGTGCTCTGTGCAGGGTTGCGAGCGCCGCTTCTCGCGCTCGGATGAACTGAACAGGCACGTGCGTATTCACACAGGACAGAAGCCTTTCCAGTGCACCATTTGCTCGCGCAGCTTCAGCCGCAGCGACCACCTGACAAcgcacacgcgcacgcacaccgGAGAAAAGCCCTTCTCGTGCGACGTGTGTGGGAAGAGGTTCGCACGCAGCGACGAGAGAAAGCGGCACGGGCGCGTGCACGTTAAGCAGCAGCTGCGCGCGCAGATGATGGCCACCTACTCCCTGGCCTTGAATGCACCTGGAGTCTAA